In one window of Nicotiana tabacum cultivar K326 chromosome 12, ASM71507v2, whole genome shotgun sequence DNA:
- the LOC107786010 gene encoding pentatricopeptide repeat-containing protein At1g43980, mitochondrial-like, with protein MRFVGIVMFALAFSICTLLIIICMYPFVQRAYRYHTHSLSFYSSLIKQCLSYRNSFKYLQILHGKLIKLGFNRNTFLGNCCIDLYSKHGAKSYALKVFDEIPNKNVVSWNMCVKVFIQSGDVQRASRMFDEMPDRDVVSWNSMISGYASYGLFEVAFGVFLEMQNYGIRPSGYTFSILISNVQFAFHGKEIHGNMLRSGVDLSNVVVGNSLIDMYGNLGLVDYGTGVFLAMEEVDVVSWNSLISVCCKSGREDTALSYFCLMRACRYSPDEFTMSSVLIGCSNLRSLEKGKQILCLCIKMGVLCNTIVSSAAIDLFSNCNRVEDSVRIFEDSNHWDTALCNSMISSYALNSLEENALRVFVLTLRENIRPTEFTLSCILSCATTFPMELGIQAHSLVIKLGFVSDPVVSSSVVDMYCKYGLIDSASNIFNDLLARDLISWNTMIFGLAINGELTKSLSLYYELLEVGGQPDRITLAAVLLACSYGGFIDEGIAIFSSMEEEYGVRPGIEHYTCVVGMMTRAGKLKEAGDILQNMPHEPNSEIWESILLACDIYGDLKETEKVAGKIMEIAPESSLPYLVLAQVYESRGRWESLVRVRKVMEERVEKKVTSYSWISVHNCLKIFQANQMLSRGSKDIDIYSTLRLLTKDIWYKGYA; from the coding sequence ATGAGATTTGTGGGCATTGTCATGTTTGCTTTAGCTTTCTCTATttgtactttactcattatcatTTGCATGTACCCTTTTGTACAAAGAGCTTACAGATACCACACGCATTCACTTTCATTCTATTCAAGCCTCATAAAACAGTGCCTCTCGTAcagaaattcatttaaatatttgcAAATACTTCATGGTAAATTGATAAAACTTGGTTTCAACAGGAACACTTTTCTGGGTAATTGTTGCATTGATTTGTATAGCAAACATGGAGCGAAAAGTTATGCTTTAAAAGTCTTTGACGAAATACCAAACAAGAATGTTGTGTCCTGGAACATGTGTGTGAAAGTGTTTATTCAGTCTGGTGATGTGCAGAGGGCAAGCCGGATGTTCGATGAAATGCCTGACAGAGATGTTGTGAGTTGGAATTCAATGATTTCGGGGTATGCTTCATACGGGTTGTTTGAGGTTGCTTTTGGTGTTTTCTTGGAAATGCAAAATTATGGTATTAGGCCTAGTGGATATACTTTCTCGATTCTGATTTCGAATGTGCAGTTTGCTTTTCATGGCAAGGAAATACATGGAAACATGCTAAGGAGTGGTGTTGATTTGTCTAATGTGGTGGTAGGGAATTCACTGATTGATATGTATGGAAATCTTGGGCTAGTGGACTATGGTACTGGTGTCTTTTTGGCCATGGAGGAGGTGGATGTTGTTTCATGGAATTCGTTGATTTCAGTCTGCTGTAAATCAGGGCGTGAAGATACAGCTCTgtcttatttttgtttgatgagaGCTTGTAGATATTCACCGGATGAGTTCACTATGTCATCAGTGCTTATTGGCTGTTCTAACTTGCGCAGTTTGGAGAAGGGTAAGCAAATCTTATGTCTTTGCATAAAGATGGGGGTTTTGTGCAACACAATTGTTTCAAGTGCAGCAATTGACTTGTTTTCTAACTGCAACAGAGTTGAGGATTCAGTTCGCATATTTGAGGATTCAAATCATTGGGACACAGCTTTGTGCAATTCGATGATTTCGAGCTATGCACTGAACAGTTTAGAAGAAAATGCCTTGCGTGTATTTGTCCTAACTTTGAGGGAGAATATTAGACCTACGGAGTTTACACTCAGCTGCATTCTTAGCTGTGCTACAACCTTCCCTATGGAGCTGGGCATTCAAGCTCATTCTTTGGTCATCAAGTTAGGCTTTGTATCAGATCCCGTTGTTTCCAGTTCAGTTGTAGATATGTATTGTAAATATGGGTTGATTGACTCTGCCTCAAATATTTTCAATGACCTACTGGCAAGAGATTTGATATCGTGGAACACCATGATCTTTGGGTTGGCTATCAATGGTGAACTTACCAAATCACTCAGCCTTTATTATGAACTTCTTGAAGTCGGTGGTCAACCAGATCGAATTACGTTGGCTGCTGTTCTGTTGGCTTGCAGCTATGGTGGATTTATTGATGAAGGTATAGCTATATTTTCTTCAATGGAAGAGGAATATGGAGTTAGACCTGGCATCGAGCACTACACTTGTGTTGTGGGCATGATGACCAGAGCTGGTAAACTTAAAGAAGCCGGGGATATATTACAAAATATGCCTCATGAGCCCAACAGTGAAATATGGGAGTCAATACTTCTTGCTTGTGATATTTATGGAGACTTGAAAGAAACTGAAAAAGTTGCTGGAAAGATAATGGAGATAGCGCCGGAGTCATCTCTACCTTATTTGGTGCTAGCGCAAGTATACGAGTCCAGGGGAAGATGGGAGAGTCTTGTTCGGGTCAGGAAGGTAATGGAAGAGAGAGTTGAAAAGAAAGTAACTAGTTACAGTTGGATTAGTGTACACAACTGCTTAAAGATCTTCCAAGCTAACCAAATGCTTAGTCGTGGCAGTAAGGACATAGACATTTATTCTACGTTGAGGCTACTGACAAAGGATATATGGTATAAAGGTTATGCCTAG
- the LOC107786011 gene encoding aspartic proteinase Asp1-like, with protein sequence MGGGKIIGMVIFVAVSVSAAAGSGDNQQLQQQQKWWKWMSSGSAASSSVVKPVASSSIVLPLYGNVYPIGYYYVQLNIGQPSKPYFLDPDTGSDLTWLQCDAPCVRCTRAPHPFYKPNNDLVPCKDPLCASLHHVDYKCESPEQCDYQVDYADGGSSLGVLLNDVFNFNATSGARIIPRLALGCGYDQLPGQSHHPLDGVLGLGKGKASIVSQLHSKGLVRNVVGHCLSGRGGGFLFFGDEVYDSSRIVWTPMAHDRMKHYSAGSGELIFGGKATGFKNLFVVFDSGSSFSYLNSQTYQGFISLLKKELNGKPLREAKDDYTLPLCWKGRRPFKTINDVKKYFKNFALSFPHGWKSKAHFEIPPESYLIISSKGSVCLGVLNGTEAGLQNVNLIGDISMQDKMVIYDNEKQAIGWSPANCDRPPKSNNMIM encoded by the coding sequence ATGGGGGGAGGAAAAATTATTGGGATGGTGATATTTGTGGCTGTGTCTGTTTCAGCAGCAGCAGGTTCTGGTGATAATCAGCAGCTGCAACAGCAGCAGAAATGGTGGAAATGGATGTCTTCTGGTTCTGCAGCGTCTTCATCAGTGGTCAAACCAGTtgcctcttcttcaattgtcCTACCACTCTATGGTAATGTCTATCCCATTGGTTATTACTATGTTCAGCTCAATATAGGGCAGCCTTCAAAGCCCTATTTTCTTGATCCTGACACCGGCAGCGATCTCACATGGCTGCAATGTGATGCTCCCTGTGTTCGCTGCACAAGAGCGCCTCATCCGTTCTACAAACCAAACAATGACCTCGTGCCGTGCAAGGACCCCCTCTGTGCCTCCTTGCATCATGTTGATTACAAATGTGAGAGTCCAGAACAATGTGACTATCAGGTTGACTATGCCGATGGAGGTTCATCGCTAGGTGTCCTACTTAATGATGTGTTTAACTTCAATGCGACCAGTGGTGCTCGGATAATACCTCGTTTGGCTCTAGGGTGTGGATATGATCAGTTACCTGGTCAATCTCATCATCCTTTAGATGGAGTGCTTGGCCTTGGGAAAGGAAAAGCCAGCATTGTGTCTCAGCTTCACAGCAAGGGTTTGGTGCGGAATGTGGTAGGCCATTGCTTGAGTGGCAGAGGAGGAGGTTTTCTCTTCTTTGGAGATGAGGTTTATGACTCCTCACGCATCGTCTGGACTCCTATGGCGCACGATCGCATGAAGCACTATTCAGCAGGATCTGGAGAGCTCATATTTGGTGGTAAAGCCACAGGATTCAAGAACCTTTTTGTAGTCTTTGACAGTGGAAGTTCCTTCAGCTACCTAAACTCACAAACATACCAAGGTTTCATTTCATTGTTGAAAAAAGAACTGAATGGGAAGCCACTAAGAGAAGCAAAGGATGACTATACACTCCCATTGTGCTGGAAGGGCAGGAGACCTTTCAAAACCATAAATGATGTAAAAAAATACTTCAAGAACTTCGCACTTAGCTTTCCCCATGGATGGAAATCCAAAGCTCATTTCGAAATTCCCCCGGAATCATATCTTATTATCTCATCAAAGGGCAGTGTCTGCTTGGGGGTTCTAAATGGTACTGAAGCCGGCCTGCAAAATGTCAACCTTATTGGAGATATATCAATGCAAGATAAAATGGTGATCTATGACAATGAGAAGCAAGCAATAGGTTGGAGCCCAGCAAATTGTGACCGGCCACCAAAGTCGAATAACATGATAATGTAA